Within Streptomyces roseirectus, the genomic segment TCTTCCAGGGGACGGTCCGCGACGCGATCGCCTACGGCCGTCCCGCCGCGACCGACGCCGAGGTCGAGGCGGCGGCGCGGGCCGTCGGGGCGCACGAGATGATCGCGACCCTGGAGAACGGCTACCTGCACGAGGTCGCCGAGCGCGGGCGCAACCTCTCGGCGGGCCAGCGCCAGCTGATCGCGCTGGCCCGCGCCGAGCTGGTCGACCCCGACGTCCTGCTCCTCGACGAGGCGACGGCGGCCCTCGACCTGGCGACGGAAGCGCAGGTCAACCAGGCCACGGAACGGCTCGCGGGCCGCCGCACCACCCTCGTCGTTGCCCACCGGCTGACCACCGCCGCCCGCGCCGACCGGGTCGTCGTCATGGCTGACGGGCGGGTCGCGGAGGACGGGACGCACGAGGAGCTGCTGGCGCGGGGCGGGCGGTACGCCGCGCTGTGGCGGACGTTCGTGGGGGAGCCGGTGGATGTCGTGCCGTCCTGATACCCGGGAGCTGATACCCGCGAGGGAGTCGGGGCGCCGGGGTGTGGCGCCGGGGGTGTAGCCCTGGGGGCGTACGGGTGTGGCTCTCGCGGTGTACGGGCTCGATGTGGTCCTCAGGGCGTACGGGGCGCGGCCGGTTCGGCGTGCCCTCGTGACGGTCGTGCAACCGTGCGACATATGTCGTGCGTCCGTACATCTGTACGGGATGTCGGTACGGGCGGACGGCACACGGGTGGGGGCCATGGAGAAACGCGGGATACGACGACGGCTGGCGCTGGCGACGGTCGCCCTCACGGCGTCCGCAGCCGTGGCCCTGGCGACACCGGCGGTCGCGGATGAGGCACCGGCGGCTACGGGGGTGGCCCCGGCAGCTACGGAGGTCGCCCCTGCGGTCACCAACGCGCTCCACACGGCGAGGGTGTGGAAGAAGCCGGGCAAGGGCCCCGCCCCCACCGCCTGCTACGGCCGCAAGGTCCGCACCTTCCCCTTCCGCACCGGCACGGTCGTCGTCTACAAGCGCCCCGGCTACGTCTGCGCCGTCACCCTCGCCGAACGCCCCGGCGGCAGGCAGAAGATCTCCGTCACCGTCCAGGCCCGGGGCAACGCCGCGGTGACACGGGGGTGGGTCAACGCCCGGACCTCCCCGGCCGTCACGGTCCACGCCGGGCACCGGTGCGTGCGCGTGGCGGGCCGCGTGGGGCGCGGGGAGGTCAAGTCGGGCTGGATCCTGTGCTGAGCAACCGTCAAGTCAGCGGGTTGTCCACCACGTTGCCCCGGTAGCTGTGGAACCCGCTCGGCCCCTGCCCCTTGGTGGAGGCCACCTCGACCTGGAAGAACCGGATGTCGGCCTTCTGCTTCCAGGACAGGTTGGGGAACAGGGTGTACTTGCCGCACTTGCTCTTGCCGGCGATGCGCGGCGCGCCGAACTGCTGGCGCCCGTCGGTGCCGGTGACGATGACACGGATCTGTCCGGCGACAAGTCCCTTGCCGCACGGGAACTTCACGGACATGGCGCCCTTGAGCGTCTTCTTGCCCCAGGTGAAAGTCCCGCTGCCGCAGGCGTACTTGCCGCAGGCGTCACTGCGCCCCGTCGCGGCGGAGGCAGGGCCGGCCTGGACGAGGACGCCCGTGCCGGCGAGCAGTCCGGCGGCGCCGGTGAGGGCGAGACGGCGGGCGATGGTCGTGCGCATGATGTCCCCCTGTGGAAGTGGTCGAAGGTGGTGCCGGGCCGGATGGACCCCCGTCCCTTCCGGCCCGCCGTACCGAGATTGCAGGCCAACTTGGCTGCGGGCCAGTGCTGGTGGGGACACCGGGACCGCGTGGGACGTCCCACGCGCTGAGCTGCGCGGACGGGTGCCGTGACGCGGCATCGGTGGGACGCCCGGACGCGGCCGGGCGCAACCGGGCGCGTCCGAAAGGCGACCCGGTCGGTGTTCCGGCCGGAACCCGGAGGCGGCCCCGGGGGTGTACTACAGAGTCGAGGGATCCTGACGCGTGCGGGGTGAGGGATGTCGCGTTGGCAGGAACTGCCGGACTCGCTGGACCAGAGGGTCCGCCAACTCGTCGTGCAGCTCCGCCGGTTGAAGGACCGGTCCGGGCTGACCCTGAACTCGCTCGCCACCAAGACCGGGTACAGCCGCTCCTCCTGGGAGCGCTACCTCAACGGCCGGGCCCTGCCGCCCCGGCAGGCGGTGGAGGAACTGGCGCGGGTCACCGGCACGGAACCCACGCGGTTGCTCGCGCTGCACGAGGTGGCCGTGGACAGCTGGCAGACACCGGCCGAACCCCCGCCGACGGAACCCGAGTCGATCGAACCGCCGGCCGCCGTGATCCCCCGCTCCCACGCCTTCGCCGCCGTCGCGGTCGCCGCACTCCTGGGCGTCGGCGCGGGCCTGCTGATCGCCGTTCCCTGGCGGAGCGACGACAGCGGAGGGCGGAAGGGCAGCACCGAGGTCGTCACGGGCGCGCGGCCCAGCCCCAGCCCCTCAACCACCGGGGAAGGACCGGGGCGTTACCTCTTCAGGGTCGGCAAGACCTACCCCTGCGAGATCCGCGCGCGGGGCGCGCTCGGCCTCGGCGCCGGGTACAGCACGACCCGGACCGCCGTCCTCGCCGGGCCCGGCTGGGACGTCGTCGAGGCCCAATGCCTGTTGCGCAGGCGCCGGTTGAACCCGGGGCCTGTCGACGGCATCTACGGCCAGCAGACCATCGCGGCCGTCGTACGCCTCCAGCAGGTGGCCGGGCTGCCGGCGGACGGCATCGTCGGCCCGCACACCTGGCAGGTGCTGCGCCGATGACCGCCACCGCACCGGAGTGCGTCGCCCTGGCCGAGGGGCTGCGCGCGGCGCGGGCACGAACGGGCCTGAGCCTGGCGGCACTTGCCGAGCGCACCCCGTACAGCAAGTCGTCGTGGGAACGCTATCTCAACGGGAAGAAACCACCGCCCCGGCAGGCGGTCGAGGCGCTGTGCGCACTCGCCGGAGAACCGCCCGGACGGCTCCTCGCGCTCTGGGAACTCGCCGACGCCGAGTGGAGCGGACGCGCCCGCGCCACCCCGCCCGCCGAACTCCCCTCCGTGCCCGTCACGTTGGTGACTCCGCCCGCGCCCAGGCGCCGTCGCCGGTACCTGCTCCCCGTCGGCGCGGCGGTCGCCGCCGTCGCCATCGCCGCGCTGTCCGTGCGGAGTTCGGGGTCGGAGCACACCACGACGGCCACGCCCCTGCTCGACCCCGCCCCCCGGCTGCCAGGGCCGCACGTGCGACGGGCGGGATCCGGACGCGATGTCGTGCGGGCTGCCCGGCCGCGTCGACTCCCTCGGCCCGCAGCACCGCACGCGCGCCGGGGCGAGCGTCGAGTTGCGCTACAGCACTGTGTGCGGGGCGGCTTGGGGTCGTATCTGGCACGCGCGGGTCGGGGACGCGGTGGAGATCTCGGCGCCGGGGGAGCGGGCGCGCCGGGCCGTCGTCCGCGACGTCGCCGACACCGCCGTCTACCGGTTCACCGCGATGATCGGGGAGCCGGACCGGGCGAAGTTGCGGGTGTGCTTCGTGCCGGGGAGCGGCGGGGGCGGGCGGGAGTGCTTCGGGCCCTGACGCCGATATGCCCTGGCCGGCGGGGAGTTGAGCTGACGTGGGGCTACTGCTCGCTCTCCACCCGGCTCGCCAGCCTCTCGTAGCGCTGCCGGGCCGCCTGCGGAGTGCCGAGCCCCAGGCCGAACGCGATCTCCTGCCACGTCATCTCGCGCCCGCGCGCCATCTCCAGCAGCCCGGCCTCCAGCTCGTCCAACTCGGCCCGCACCAGCGGCAGAAGCGTCAGCGCGGCGGTGATGTCCGCCCGGTCGACGTCCTCCTCACCCTCTTCCTTCAGCGCCGCCCCACTGAGCAGGAACGACACCAGTCGTACCGCCTCGTGGGGCGCGAGGATCGCCGGGTTGGTCTGCCGCAGACGCTGCGCGTCGGTCGCCGCGTGCCGTTCGGCTATCCGGAACAGGGACGGGTAGACCCGCTCGGCGCGGGCCTGTTCGGGGTCGGGGGCGGTGAAGGGATCCGAAGTCATGAGCACCAGCATGGGAGTTGAACGAAGAGGCGTCAACTCCTTATGTTGAACGAGATGTTGTCACTCTTTTCTCAGCCGCGCACCGCCCCCGCCGTCAGCCCCGACACGAAGTGCCGCTGGAGCAGCACGTACACGACGATCACCGGCACCGACGCGATCACCACCCCCGCGAACAGCAGGGGGTACTGGGTCTGAAACTCGCCCTGGAAGTCCAACAGGGCCAGCGGCAGCGTCCGTTGCTCGTGGGAGCGGATGAACAGAAGGGGATAGAGCAGGTCGTTCCAGTCCATCACGAACAGGAAGATGCCCGTCGTCGCCAGCGCGGGACGCGTCAGCGGGAGCGTGAGGGACACGAACGACCGCAGCGGACCCGCGCCGTCCAACTCGGCCGCCTCGTACAGCTCTTCGGGGATTGTGCGCAGGAAACCGCCGAGGATGAACACGGCCGTCGGCAGCGTCATCGTGGTGTCGACGAGGACCAGCCCGAACAGGCTGTCGGTGAGCCCGAGCCGGTCGAACAGGACGTACTGCGGGACGATCGCCGCCTGCGCGGGCACCGCGAGCCCCGCGACGAGGACACCGAACACGATCCAGCCGACCCGCCCCGGCACCCGCGCGCAGAAGAACGCGGCGAGACTCGCGACGGCCAGCGTCAGCACGACCGCGCCCGCTGTGACGAGCACGCTGTTGCCGAACGCGGCCCCGAGCCCGCCCTCGTCGACCGCCCGCCGGTAGTTGTCCAGCGTCGGCGAACTCGGCGGCGACAGCGGCGAGTCGAAGAGCTGCGGCAGCGTCTTGAACGTGCCGAACACCACGACCAGCAACGGGACCACGACGGTCGCCGCGCCCAGCGTGAGTACCAGGGGTCGCAGGGTCTTCGTCATCGCGTCGCCCTCCGGATCGCCCGCCGCTGGACCCAGGTGAGCAGCGCGATGAGCGCCATGAACAGCAGGGACTGGGCGGCGGCATAGCCGAACTGGTTGTTGGAGAAGGTGGTGTAGACCCGCGTCGACAGCAAGTCCAGTGCCGGACCAGGGGGGTTGCCGCCGAGCCCGAGGACCAGATCGAACGCCTTGAAGGACTGCACGGTCGTGTAGGCGACGACGATCCCCGTCGCCGGAGCCACCAACGGCCAGGTGACATACCGGAACCGGGCCAGGCGCCCGGCGCCGTCCAGCTCGGCCGCCTCGTACAACTCCCGTGGGATCGCCTGGAGTCCGGCGATGAAGACGACCATCATCTGGCCCGCGTGGAACCACACCTGCGTGAGCGCCAGCCAGTACACCGCCGTGTCCGGGTTCCCCAGGTACACCGACTGGAGATTGCCCAACCCCACAGCACGAAGGCCCGAGTTGAGCAGCCCGCCGTCCGGGTCGTACACGAACCGCCACACGAACGCGACCGCCACCGACGACAGGACCGTCGGCAGGAAGAACAGTGCGCGCAGCACGGTCGAGGCGCGGGTCGTGCGCACCAGGTAGAGCGCCAGCAGCAGCGCCAGCGCCGTCTGGGCGAGGACGACCACCACCATCAGCTTCAGGTTGTTCTCCGCCGCGTTCCTGAACACGTCGTCGCCCGTGGCGAGTTGACGGAAGTTGTCCAGGCCGACGCTGCGGTACGCCGCGCTGTAGCCGTCCCAGTCCGTCAGCGCGTACTGCACCGCCTGCACGGTCGGGTACGCGAAGAAGAACAGGTAGAGGGCCAGCGCGGGCACCGGGAAGAGCCACAGCGCCCGCGACGCGCGGCGGCTACGCGCGCTTCTGGTCGATGACACGCTGGGCCTCCTCGGCCGCCTGCGCCGGCTTCTTGCCCCCGACGACGGCCACGGCCGCGTTCTCGACGGCCGAGCGGATGTCGAGGTCCAGGAACTGGAAACGCGGCGCCAGCAGCGTCCTGCGCGCCAGCCACGGCGACACGGCCTTCAGGTCGGCGTTGGTGTACTCGACGCCCTCGACGGTGACGTGCTGCCCGGTGCCGTTCGCGTAGACGGCCGCGTTCACCGGGTCGCTCAGGAACTCCAGGAACGCGTACGCCGCCGGCTGCGCCTTCGACGCGCTGTTCACGCCGAGGATGAACGTCGCGTTGAACACGCCCTCGTACTTCGCCTGTTGAGCCGTCGTCGTGATCGGCGCGACCAGGTCGAAGGGAAACTTCGCTCCCAGTGCCCGCACCCCGGCCATCTGGAAGGAGCCGGTCGCGAGCAGGCCCGCCTTGCCGGAGGCGAACAACTGCGTCACCGCGTCCGTCGTCGAACCGGTCGCGCGGTCCTGGAAGTACGGCGCCAACTGGGCGTACTGCTCAAGGGTCTTGAGGAACCAGTCGTCGGTCACCCGGTACACGCCCGACTCGATCTTCGTGAACATGTCGCCGCTCGGCGCGTTGTTCATGACCATCGTGTTGAGCAACTGCCCCGCGTTCGCGGTGTCCCCGCCCGGCCAGGCGATCGGCGTGAACCCCTTCGCCTTGAGGTCGTCGAGGAGTTGCAGGAAGCCGTTCCAGTCCTTCGGCGCGCTCGTGTGCCCCGCCCTGTCGAGCGCGTCGGTGTTGGCGAGCGGCATGTTGAACACCAACTGGTAGGGCAGGCCGTACTGTTGGCCCGCCTGCGCGCCCGGCGTCACCAGGCTCGCCCGGTACCTGCCGACCACGTCCGTGCCGGTGAGCGGCGCGTACACGCCCGCCTTCACGATCTGCTGGAACTGCGCTCCCCGGAACGCGGTGAACAGGTCACCCGTCTTCGAGCCCTGGATACGGCGCAGCGCCGTCGACTGGTAGTCGGCGGACGGGGAGATGTCCTGCTCGACAGCGGCGTCCGGATGCTTCTTCACGAACGCCTTCACCAGCTCGGCTATCACCGCCTTGTCCTCGGCCCGCCAGTGGGCGAAGGACACCGTGCCCTTGACGGCACCCGAAGTGGCCGGCGCCGAGGGGGAGTTGCCGGCCGCCGGCGAGGCGCCGCCCCCGCCCGGTCCGGCGCAGGCGGCGAGGCCCAGGCCCAGACCGGAGGCGGTGAACAGGCGCAGGGCGGCTCGTCTGTCGAGCGTACGGGACATGGCTCGGTTCTCTCTTCCGGTGAAGTCGGGTCAGGCAGTGGCGAGTTGGCGGGTGAGCAGCGGACGGACGCACTCCCCGAAGCGGATCGCCTCCTCCAGGTGCGGCTGCCCGGAGAGGATGAAGTGCTCGATGCCCAGCGCCGCGAACTCCTCGATGCGCTCGGCGACCTGCTCGTGGCTGCCGACCAGCGCGGTGCCCGCACCGGGCCGGACGAGCCCGAACCCGGCCCACAGGTTGGGGTGGATCTCCAGCCGGTCCGTGCGCCCGCCGCTGAGCGCGGCCATCGCCCGCTGCCCGGCCGACTCCGAGGCGCTGAACCGCTCGTGCGCGGCCCTGATCGCGGCCGGGTCGAGGCCGGCCAGGATCCGGTCGGCCTCCGCCCACGCCTCGGCGGCGGTGTCGCGGCTGATGACGTGCAGCCGGATGCCGTACGACAGCTCACGCCCCTCGGCCGCCGCCAACTCCCCCACCCGGGCGATCTTCTGGGCGACCGCCGCCGGAGGCTCACCCCAAGTGAGGTACGTGTCCGCGTACTTGGCGGCCACCGGGAGCGCCGCCTGCGACGATCCGCCGAAGAACACCGGGGGTCGCTGGGCCGGGGGCCTGCGCAGCTGTCCGCCCGCGACCCGGTAGTGGGCGCCCTCGTAGTCGTACACCTCGCCCGCCCAGGCCGTCCGCAGCAGGTCCAGGAACTCGGCGGTGCGGCCGTAGCGTTCGTCGTGCGAGAGGAAGTCGCCGTACGCGCGCTGCTCGTCGGCGTCGGAGCCGGTGACGACGTTGAGCAGCAGGCGTCCGCCGGACAGGCGCTGGTAGGTCGCCGTCATCTGGGCGGCCAGCGGGGGTGCGATGACGCCGGGGCGGAACGCGACCAGGAACTTGAGCCGGGTGGTCTGCGGGATCAGCGCGGCCGTGGTGAGCCACGCGTCCTCGCAGTCGCTCCCCGTAGGGGTCAGCACGGCCTCGAACCCGGCCGACTCGGCGGCGCGGGCGACCTGCGCGAGGTAGTCCAGCGTCGGCGGGCGGGTGGTCGTACGGGACTGGAGCGAGTCACGGGCGGTCACGCCGACCACGTCACGGTCGTCGCCCGTGGTGGGCAGGAACCAGTGCAGGCGCACGGTCATGGGGTCTCCAGGGGGGAGGGAGTTCACCAAAGCGGATGCAACGTTGAATCAACGCCCGGCGAAGGTGGCGCGCAAGGGTACGGAGCGGAAGAACCAGGGGAAATGGGCGTCAAGGAAGGACGCGGAAGGGATGTGCGGGGTCAGCTACACAGCGCGGTGGCGACCCTGAGCAGGTCGACGTGCGCGCGCTTCACGAGCTCGACACCGGAATCCATGGGCCGGGACTATACACACAGTCCGTACAGCGGACGACGGCCGACCGGAATGTGGGCCGGTCGGCCGTCGGGGTGGCTCTCAGGTACTACGGGTATGACGCGCGCCTGAGCCGCCTCAGGTACTACGGGTACTACGGGTACTACGGGCGCAGCGCCGGCTCCCGTTCGATGTCCCTGACATCCAGCTTCGCGTCGAACCTCGCCAGCGGCTTCGCCGCCGCCACGGCGCTCGCGGAGACACCGGCCCAGTCCAGGATGCGGGCGGTGGCGAACGCCTTCTCGTCGGGGACGAGACCGGCGACGTTCGCGCCGTGGTTCAGACCGGGGGCGGTCATCACGTACGAGTCCTTCGCGCCCTTGCCGACCCGGAACGGCTCCGCGCCCCAGGGGTCGTTCTGGCCGTACACGAACAGCATCCGGTGGGCGTGGTGGCGCACCCAGTTGTCCACGTCGGCCATCGCGTACCGGTCGAACCTCGGGATGCGGATGCTGTCCGGCACGAAGTTCGCCGGCGGCTGGTAGCCGTAGCGGATGTACTTCCGCTCGATGTGCGGGAAGTGGATGGTGGGCGCCCCGAGCTGCGAGGCCGCCTGGAAGTAGTACGGGGTGTACGGGGTGAGACCCTGGTCCGTGTAGAAGGAGAACCCGGAGATCGAGTCGACCGAGTTCCAGATCTCGTCGTCGGTCGCGTTCTTCGCGTCCGCCGGGACCGTGTCGCAGTCGGCGAGCAGGCTGTACTGCCAGAAGCCCCAGACGTAGTCGAGGACGACCGCCTCGTACGCCTTGTCGAGACTGCCGACGGTCGTGAAGGTGTAGCCGTTGTCGGCCGCGTACGCCGCGTACCGCTTCTCCAGCGTCTCCCGGCGCACCAGCGCCTCGCGCTGCACGCCGTTCAGCCGGTCGCGGCACTCCTTGGTGCCGACGGTCCGGAAGAACCGGTCGTACGCCGAATCCTCGTCGTTCACCACGTCGTTGGGCGCCACGTACGCGACGACGCCGTCCATGTCACGCGGGTAGAAACGCTCGTAGTAGGTGGCGGTCATGCCGCCCTTCGAACCGCCCGTGGAGATCCAGTTCTTGGGGTAGACCGGCTTCAACGCCTCGAAGATGCGGTGCTGGTCGCTGGCGGCCTGCCAGATCGTCAGCTTGCTCCAGTCGGCGGGCTCGGCCGGCCGGGACGGCGTGAAGTACCGGTATTCCATGGAGACTTGGTTGCCGTCCACGATCTGGGTGGGCTCGCGGCGGCCCGGGTTCGTGGAGACGTTGTAGCCGCCCGTGTAGAAGACGGTCGGCCGGCTCACGTCCTTGTGCAGCACCGTGATGCGCTGCTCGAAGGTGCCGGCGGAGGGGTGCCGGTGGTCGATCGGCTGGGTGTAGTTCAGCACGAAGAAGCGGTAACCGGGGTACGGCTTCTCCTGGACCAGACTCATGCCCGGGATCGACAGCAGCCGGTCCTTGATGTCGGTGGCCTCCGGTTCGGCGGCGGTCGCCGCCGTCGCCGTGCCCAGCGTGCTTATCAGCACCGTGAGCGCGAGCAGCCATCTGAGCGCCTTGCGCATGCGCGTGCACCCTTCCTGCGTACCTGTGAAGTTGATGTGTGCGGCGGAAGGTATCGGAGCAACGGCCTTGGCACCAGAGGGCCTAGGGGGAGCCACACCGTGAACTCGCGGCGAAAACAGGGGAGATGGGAGGGTTCGCGCCCACCGATTCCTGCCCGCCGCCCCTCACCCGCCCGCTCTCACCCGCCCGCTCGAACCCCGCCCGCCCTCACCCGCTCTCCCGCACCACCAGCCGGTACCCCGCCACCAGCAACGACGCCCGGTCCGCCCCCGCTATCCCGCTCAGCAGCGACGTCACGGCCAGCCGCGCCAGTTCGGACTTGTCGGGGGCGACGGTGGTCAGCGGGGGAGCGGTGTAGCGGGCCGCCTCGACGTCGTCGAAACCGATGACCGCGAGGTCTTCCGGAACCCGCACCCCCCGCTCCCGGGCCGCGTGCAGCGCCCCTTCGGCGAGCGCGTCCGCGAAACAGAAGACGGCGTCGGGGAGTTGGGGCAGCGCCAGCAGAGCGCGCAGCGCGGCGGCGCCCGACGCGCGGTCGTACGCGGGGACGGGCGGCGCCAGCGCCTCGTCGTACGGGACGGCGAACTCCGCCAACGCCCTTAGATAGCCCCGGAGTCGGGTCGCCGAGGTCGCCGCGT encodes:
- a CDS encoding carbohydrate ABC transporter permease; the protein is MTKTLRPLVLTLGAATVVVPLLVVVFGTFKTLPQLFDSPLSPPSSPTLDNYRRAVDEGGLGAAFGNSVLVTAGAVVLTLAVASLAAFFCARVPGRVGWIVFGVLVAGLAVPAQAAIVPQYVLFDRLGLTDSLFGLVLVDTTMTLPTAVFILGGFLRTIPEELYEAAELDGAGPLRSFVSLTLPLTRPALATTGIFLFVMDWNDLLYPLLFIRSHEQRTLPLALLDFQGEFQTQYPLLFAGVVIASVPVIVVYVLLQRHFVSGLTAGAVRG
- a CDS encoding LLM class flavin-dependent oxidoreductase; the encoded protein is MTVRLHWFLPTTGDDRDVVGVTARDSLQSRTTTRPPTLDYLAQVARAAESAGFEAVLTPTGSDCEDAWLTTAALIPQTTRLKFLVAFRPGVIAPPLAAQMTATYQRLSGGRLLLNVVTGSDADEQRAYGDFLSHDERYGRTAEFLDLLRTAWAGEVYDYEGAHYRVAGGQLRRPPAQRPPVFFGGSSQAALPVAAKYADTYLTWGEPPAAVAQKIARVGELAAAEGRELSYGIRLHVISRDTAAEAWAEADRILAGLDPAAIRAAHERFSASESAGQRAMAALSGGRTDRLEIHPNLWAGFGLVRPGAGTALVGSHEQVAERIEEFAALGIEHFILSGQPHLEEAIRFGECVRPLLTRQLATA
- a CDS encoding carbohydrate ABC transporter permease, with product MSSTRSARSRRASRALWLFPVPALALYLFFFAYPTVQAVQYALTDWDGYSAAYRSVGLDNFRQLATGDDVFRNAAENNLKLMVVVVLAQTALALLLALYLVRTTRASTVLRALFFLPTVLSSVAVAFVWRFVYDPDGGLLNSGLRAVGLGNLQSVYLGNPDTAVYWLALTQVWFHAGQMMVVFIAGLQAIPRELYEAAELDGAGRLARFRYVTWPLVAPATGIVVAYTTVQSFKAFDLVLGLGGNPPGPALDLLSTRVYTTFSNNQFGYAAAQSLLFMALIALLTWVQRRAIRRATR
- a CDS encoding DUF2690 domain-containing protein produces the protein MSCGLPGRVDSLGPQHRTRAGASVELRYSTVCGAAWGRIWHARVGDAVEISAPGERARRAVVRDVADTAVYRFTAMIGEPDRAKLRVCFVPGSGGGGRECFGP
- a CDS encoding ABC transporter substrate-binding protein, producing the protein MSRTLDRRAALRLFTASGLGLGLAACAGPGGGGASPAAGNSPSAPATSGAVKGTVSFAHWRAEDKAVIAELVKAFVKKHPDAAVEQDISPSADYQSTALRRIQGSKTGDLFTAFRGAQFQQIVKAGVYAPLTGTDVVGRYRASLVTPGAQAGQQYGLPYQLVFNMPLANTDALDRAGHTSAPKDWNGFLQLLDDLKAKGFTPIAWPGGDTANAGQLLNTMVMNNAPSGDMFTKIESGVYRVTDDWFLKTLEQYAQLAPYFQDRATGSTTDAVTQLFASGKAGLLATGSFQMAGVRALGAKFPFDLVAPITTTAQQAKYEGVFNATFILGVNSASKAQPAAYAFLEFLSDPVNAAVYANGTGQHVTVEGVEYTNADLKAVSPWLARRTLLAPRFQFLDLDIRSAVENAAVAVVGGKKPAQAAEEAQRVIDQKRA
- a CDS encoding S28 family serine protease produces the protein MRKALRWLLALTVLISTLGTATAATAAEPEATDIKDRLLSIPGMSLVQEKPYPGYRFFVLNYTQPIDHRHPSAGTFEQRITVLHKDVSRPTVFYTGGYNVSTNPGRREPTQIVDGNQVSMEYRYFTPSRPAEPADWSKLTIWQAASDQHRIFEALKPVYPKNWISTGGSKGGMTATYYERFYPRDMDGVVAYVAPNDVVNDEDSAYDRFFRTVGTKECRDRLNGVQREALVRRETLEKRYAAYAADNGYTFTTVGSLDKAYEAVVLDYVWGFWQYSLLADCDTVPADAKNATDDEIWNSVDSISGFSFYTDQGLTPYTPYYFQAASQLGAPTIHFPHIERKYIRYGYQPPANFVPDSIRIPRFDRYAMADVDNWVRHHAHRMLFVYGQNDPWGAEPFRVGKGAKDSYVMTAPGLNHGANVAGLVPDEKAFATARILDWAGVSASAVAAAKPLARFDAKLDVRDIEREPALRP
- a CDS encoding DNA-binding protein codes for the protein MTSDPFTAPDPEQARAERVYPSLFRIAERHAATDAQRLRQTNPAILAPHEAVRLVSFLLSGAALKEEGEEDVDRADITAALTLLPLVRAELDELEAGLLEMARGREMTWQEIAFGLGLGTPQAARQRYERLASRVESEQ
- a CDS encoding helix-turn-helix domain-containing protein, translating into MSRWQELPDSLDQRVRQLVVQLRRLKDRSGLTLNSLATKTGYSRSSWERYLNGRALPPRQAVEELARVTGTEPTRLLALHEVAVDSWQTPAEPPPTEPESIEPPAAVIPRSHAFAAVAVAALLGVGAGLLIAVPWRSDDSGGRKGSTEVVTGARPSPSPSTTGEGPGRYLFRVGKTYPCEIRARGALGLGAGYSTTRTAVLAGPGWDVVEAQCLLRRRRLNPGPVDGIYGQQTIAAVVRLQQVAGLPADGIVGPHTWQVLRR
- a CDS encoding putative leader peptide, translating into MDSGVELVKRAHVDLLRVATALCS